Proteins from a single region of Diaphorobacter limosus:
- a CDS encoding DUF1631 family protein, with protein MDIQPTSAADRRLAQLARQRFVEGLCAALPDLDKKLYAFLTDLMAQTATQRDMQLRRDAWMNYQAHRKAWVEDVVRAWREALVPQQSPSATMPLDGGLELVGDDVIENRLLASRMALTVTEHVGASFDVARQRTQHLDGRELSSRDILRPETLCLRLVESWLDAGLKREELQLALDPVQTTLSELAQAQYQALLGLYDQQGVITAEELRTRQVRVASVGASRSGALGRDSAGVALGRDTPFPATMLATPGGMQPPQGMPVPMAGVRPGMGGFSTPLAYARQRAQGVMMQLRRMLAPSATGQGAAPAQPASSALMHALADERVEADLYYSGMATLVEDYSPQAVVRVAHVVRERADEFKKKASTASEKAVIEVVALMFQSILSEDRIPPAVRVWFARLQVPVLRVALAEPEFFSDLAHPARQLIDRMGSCVLGFDASAINGGALEAEIRRIVQVIEQYPETGKRVFELVLAEFEKFLAKYLTEGQGTARIISVAQQVEQRETLAIQYTIELRNMLKDMPVREEIRDFLFKSWAEVLAMSAVRNGAQHAETTAFKRAAADLVWAASAKPNRADRARVIAQLPALLQRLRLGLVLVGVTGAPQDAQVKLLTDTLAEAFLSKTASIPQEQIEAMTRRLENLEDFIDDETLGDIPLSAENIELLLGMDASSIHVVADDGAAVQEDMVAWAQALPLGAWFTIEHNGASARVQYVWHSQRKQLHLFAALGGSSYLLQLKPLAGYMQAGLLLAQEEESLTLRATRDALIRLDANPERLSQ; from the coding sequence ATGGACATCCAGCCCACCTCTGCCGCCGACCGCCGCCTGGCCCAGCTGGCGCGGCAGCGTTTTGTGGAAGGCCTGTGCGCGGCCTTGCCGGATCTGGACAAGAAGCTGTATGCGTTCCTGACCGATCTGATGGCGCAGACGGCGACGCAGCGCGACATGCAGCTGCGCCGCGACGCCTGGATGAACTACCAGGCCCACCGCAAGGCCTGGGTGGAGGATGTGGTGCGCGCCTGGCGCGAGGCTCTGGTGCCGCAGCAGTCGCCCTCCGCCACCATGCCCCTGGACGGGGGACTGGAGCTGGTTGGCGACGACGTGATCGAGAACCGGCTGCTGGCCTCGCGCATGGCGCTGACCGTCACCGAGCATGTGGGCGCGTCCTTTGACGTCGCGCGCCAGCGTACCCAGCACCTGGACGGACGTGAGCTTTCCAGCCGCGACATCCTGCGCCCCGAGACCCTGTGCCTGCGGCTGGTGGAGTCGTGGCTGGATGCCGGCCTCAAGCGCGAGGAGCTGCAGCTGGCGCTCGATCCGGTGCAGACCACCCTGTCCGAGCTGGCCCAGGCGCAGTACCAGGCGTTGCTCGGGCTGTATGACCAGCAGGGTGTGATCACGGCCGAGGAGCTGCGCACGCGCCAGGTGCGGGTGGCGAGCGTGGGGGCGAGCCGCTCGGGCGCCTTGGGCCGCGACAGCGCCGGTGTGGCCCTGGGCCGGGATACACCGTTTCCCGCCACCATGCTGGCAACGCCCGGCGGCATGCAGCCACCCCAGGGCATGCCGGTGCCCATGGCTGGCGTACGCCCGGGGATGGGCGGTTTTTCCACCCCCCTGGCCTATGCGCGCCAGCGTGCGCAGGGGGTGATGATGCAGCTGCGGCGCATGCTGGCGCCGTCGGCCACGGGCCAGGGCGCGGCCCCGGCGCAGCCGGCCTCGTCGGCCCTGATGCATGCATTGGCCGACGAGCGCGTGGAGGCCGACCTGTACTACAGCGGCATGGCCACGCTGGTCGAGGACTACAGCCCCCAGGCCGTGGTGCGCGTGGCCCATGTGGTGCGCGAGCGCGCGGACGAATTCAAGAAAAAGGCCAGCACGGCCAGCGAGAAGGCCGTCATCGAGGTGGTGGCCCTGATGTTCCAGAGCATCCTCAGCGAAGACCGCATACCGCCCGCGGTGCGCGTGTGGTTTGCACGCCTGCAGGTGCCGGTGCTGCGCGTGGCGCTGGCCGAGCCGGAGTTCTTCAGCGACCTGGCCCATCCGGCGCGCCAGCTCATCGACCGCATGGGCTCCTGCGTGCTGGGCTTTGACGCCAGCGCCATCAACGGTGGCGCGCTGGAGGCCGAAATCCGCCGCATCGTGCAGGTGATCGAGCAATACCCCGAGACTGGCAAGCGCGTGTTCGAGCTGGTGTTGGCGGAGTTCGAGAAGTTCCTTGCCAAGTACCTGACCGAAGGCCAGGGCACGGCGCGCATCATCAGCGTTGCCCAGCAGGTCGAGCAGCGCGAGACGCTGGCGATCCAATACACCATAGAGCTGCGCAACATGCTCAAGGACATGCCGGTGCGCGAGGAAATTCGTGATTTCCTGTTCAAGTCCTGGGCCGAGGTGCTGGCCATGTCGGCGGTGCGCAACGGCGCCCAGCATGCCGAAACCACCGCCTTCAAGCGTGCCGCTGCCGACCTGGTCTGGGCCGCCAGCGCCAAGCCCAACCGTGCCGACCGCGCACGCGTCATCGCGCAGTTGCCGGCACTGCTGCAGCGGTTGCGTCTGGGGCTGGTTCTGGTGGGTGTCACCGGCGCGCCGCAGGATGCACAGGTCAAGCTGCTCACCGACACCCTGGCCGAGGCCTTTCTGTCGAAGACGGCCTCCATCCCGCAGGAGCAGATCGAGGCCATGACCAGGCGCCTGGAAAACCTGGAAGACTTCATCGACGACGAGACCCTGGGCGACATACCGTTGAGCGCGGAAAACATCGAACTGCTGCTGGGCATGGATGCCTCGTCTATCCATGTGGTTGCCGACGACGGCGCGGCCGTGCAGGAGGACATGGTGGCCTGGGCGCAGGCGCTGCCGCTGGGCGCCTGGTTCACGATAGAGCACAACGGAGCCTCGGCGCGGGTGCAATATGTGTGGCACAGCCAGCGCAAGCAGCTGCACCTGTTCGCCGCCCTTGGTGGCAGCAGCTATCTGTTGCAGCTCAAGCCCCTGGCTGGCTATATGCAGGCCGGGCTGCTGCTGGCCCAGGAAGAAGAAAGCCTGACCCTGCGCGCGACGCGCGATGCGCTCATCAGGCTGGATGCCAATCCCGAGCGCTTGTCCCAGTAA
- the recX gene encoding recombination regulator RecX gives MGFAKPSLKARALRLLAQREHSRSELEAKLAPHVQEGDDLATLLDQLQARDFINEERVVESVLHSRAPRLGAQRVLQELRRKGLDEDLLRAAAGRLKDTELERARAVWHQRFGNAPAPATREEQARQMRFLAARGFGGDVVRRVLDAREDGG, from the coding sequence ATGGGATTTGCCAAGCCCTCTCTGAAGGCACGCGCGCTGCGCCTGCTGGCCCAGCGCGAGCATTCGCGCAGCGAGCTGGAGGCCAAGCTCGCGCCCCATGTGCAGGAGGGCGATGATCTCGCCACCCTGCTCGACCAGCTGCAGGCCCGGGACTTCATCAACGAGGAGCGTGTGGTCGAATCCGTGCTGCACAGCCGCGCACCGCGTCTTGGGGCACAGCGCGTGCTGCAGGAGCTGCGCCGCAAGGGGCTGGACGAGGATTTGCTGCGCGCCGCGGCCGGGCGCCTGAAAGACACGGAACTGGAGCGCGCCCGTGCCGTTTGGCACCAGCGCTTCGGCAATGCGCCAGCGCCCGCCACGCGCGAGGAGCAGGCGCGCCAGATGCGCTTTCTGGCCGCACGCGGCTTCGGCGGCGATGTTGTACGGCGCGTACTGGACGCCAGAGAAGACGGTGGTTGA